In the Wyeomyia smithii strain HCP4-BCI-WySm-NY-G18 chromosome 2, ASM2978416v1, whole genome shotgun sequence genome, one interval contains:
- the LOC129724385 gene encoding proton-associated sugar transporter A-like isoform X1 codes for MQSLRNTFNAIKVSFLESSTIWKHPQRNHRTARHSASKRYRTNGQLQRPECDDTNEEDDYGNMVAGAVRNFHHEQRNDPLVREMRRVREINAQRYKEDYSHVFRSKTRWDFIRLSFVIMGIEFVYSAETAFVSPILLGIGVEHQLMTLVWAISPLVGFFLAPILGTVSDRCQSKLGRRRPVLLWLSLSLIIGCILVPYGENIGKWFGDLGEIFPETSPGNVTEVLNSNLTAFLPYEFYRIEQEVTEHEMNYKWAIFFTILGTLLMDFSADTSQTPARAYLLDVCLPEDHGRACSTFSIMAGIGGSLGYALGGFNWDDTSFGEFLGGSIKTVFTIVTLLFLVGLTLTVTSFREIPLPVMEKDDLLKPLTESTIKKERARLNDKIFFIKDVSRTFAMQLQTIDGKQVEQPPPQLITNALTEIEKGPTDSDSDLEDEDTTMSLKDFLKSIFFMPKSIAILCLTNLLCWMGHLSFCLYYTDFVGEEVFRGNPAAPSKSEDYQLYLEGVRYGCYGLAIYSLACSCYSFTIEKLIKILRARIVYSGGLLIDATGMILMAVFPNRITVYVFSATGGIVYALLFTMPFLLLGQYHAKGQFKTSKSDLPEKPERKRGLATDIAVVGGMIFVAQIIVSLGIGSFISWLGSTTAVIYAAGVCSFLAAISATQVVYMDL; via the exons ATGCAAAGCTTACGCAATACGTTCAACGCCATCAAAG TCAGCTTCCTCGAGAGCAGTACGATCTGGAAGCACCCGCAGCGAAACCATCGAACTGCGCGGCATTCGGCATCGAAGCGGTACAGGACGAACGGTCAGCTTCAGCGTCCCGAGTGCGACGATACCAACGAAGAGGACGACTACGGCAACATGGTAGCCGGAGCGGTGAGAAACTTTCATCACGAGCAGCGCAATGATCCGCTGGTGCGGGAAATGCGCCGAGTGCGTGAGATCAACGCTCAACGCTACAAGGAGGACTACTCGCACGTATTCCG GTCTAAAACCCGGTGGGACTTCATTCGGCTCTCGTTCGTTATCATGGGCATAGAGTTTGTTTATTCGGCAGAAACAGCCTTCGTTTCGCCAATTCTTCTGGGAATTGGTGTTGAACATCAGCTGATGACTCTGGTGTGGGCTATTTCTCCACTGGTGGGATTCTTTCTGGCCCCTATTCTAGGCACCGTCAGTGACCGCTGTCAGAGCAAGCTTGGTCGAAGGAGGCCCGTCCTGCTGTGGCTATCCCTTAGTTTGATTATCG GCTGTATTCTTGTGCCATACGGTGAAAACATTGGCAAGTGGTTTGGCGATCTGGGAGAAATCTTTCCCGAGACATCCCCTGGGAACGTTACAGAAGTATTGAACTCTAACTTGACAGCATTCCTACCGTATGAGTTTTACCGCATCGAACAAGAAGTTACGGAGCACGAGATGAACTACAAATGGGCCATATTTTTCACCATTTTGGGTACATTGCTGATGGACTTTAGTGCGGATACGTCTCAAACACCGGCCCGGGCTTACTTGCTAGATGTTTGTTTACCAG AGGATCACGGTCGTGCGTGTAGTACCTTTTCGATCATGGCCGGAATTGGTGGCAGTCTCGGGTACGCCCTTGGCGGCTTTAACTGGGATGATACCAGCTTCGGAGAGTTCCTCGGTGGAAGCATCAAAACCGTGTTTACCATTGTCACGCTTCTGTTCTTGGTCGGTTTGACGTTAACCGTGACTAGCTTTCGGGAGATTCCGTTGCCCGTGATGGAGAAGGATGACCTGCTGAAGCCGTTAACGGAGTCCACGATTAAAAAAGAGCGCGCGCGGCTAAACGATAAGATCTTCTTCATCAAGGATGTTAGTCGGACATTCGCGATGCAGCTACAAACGATCGACGGAAAGCAGGTCGAACAACCACCACCGCAATTGATTACCAACGCACTGACCGAAATAGAAAAAGGACCCACCGATAGCGATTCGGATTTGGAAGACGAGGACACAACCATGAGTTTAAAAGATTTTTTGAAGAGTATTTTCTTCATGCCAAAGTCGATAGCGATCCTTTGTCTCACAAATTTGCTCTGTTGGATGGGACATTTGAGCTTCTGCTTGTACTACACAGATTTTGTCGGCGAGGAGGTATTCCGAGGTAACCCGGCGGCCCCTTCCAAGTCGGAAGATTACCAACTGTACCTAGAAGGTGTCCGATACGGCTGCTATGGACTGGCGATCTACTCGCTGGCTTGTTCCTGTTATTCATTCACGATCGAAAAGCTTATAAAGATTCTGCGGGCCCGAATTGTCTACAGCGGGGGACTACTTATCGATGCAACTGGAATGATTCTGATGGCTGTATTTCCTAATAGGATAACTGTGTACGTGTTCAGTGCCACCGGAGGAATTGTCTATGCACTGCTATTCACCATGCCTTTTCTACTGTTGGGGCAATATCATGCAAAGGGACAG TTCAAAACCAGCAAATCGGACCTACCAGAAAAACCAGAACGAAAACGGGGTCTCGCTACCGATATAGCCGTTGTCGGTGGAATGATCTTCGTGGCGCAAATCATCGTATCGCTGGGAATCGGGTCGTTCATCTCGTGGCTCGGTTCGACGACTGCTGTCATCTATGCAGCGGGAGTGTGCAGCTTCCTGGCCGCCATTTCCGCGACGCAAGTCGTCTACATGGATTTGTAG
- the LOC129724385 gene encoding proton-associated sugar transporter A-like isoform X2, whose amino-acid sequence MVAGAVRNFHHEQRNDPLVREMRRVREINAQRYKEDYSHVFRSKTRWDFIRLSFVIMGIEFVYSAETAFVSPILLGIGVEHQLMTLVWAISPLVGFFLAPILGTVSDRCQSKLGRRRPVLLWLSLSLIIGCILVPYGENIGKWFGDLGEIFPETSPGNVTEVLNSNLTAFLPYEFYRIEQEVTEHEMNYKWAIFFTILGTLLMDFSADTSQTPARAYLLDVCLPEDHGRACSTFSIMAGIGGSLGYALGGFNWDDTSFGEFLGGSIKTVFTIVTLLFLVGLTLTVTSFREIPLPVMEKDDLLKPLTESTIKKERARLNDKIFFIKDVSRTFAMQLQTIDGKQVEQPPPQLITNALTEIEKGPTDSDSDLEDEDTTMSLKDFLKSIFFMPKSIAILCLTNLLCWMGHLSFCLYYTDFVGEEVFRGNPAAPSKSEDYQLYLEGVRYGCYGLAIYSLACSCYSFTIEKLIKILRARIVYSGGLLIDATGMILMAVFPNRITVYVFSATGGIVYALLFTMPFLLLGQYHAKGQFKTSKSDLPEKPERKRGLATDIAVVGGMIFVAQIIVSLGIGSFISWLGSTTAVIYAAGVCSFLAAISATQVVYMDL is encoded by the exons ATGGTAGCCGGAGCGGTGAGAAACTTTCATCACGAGCAGCGCAATGATCCGCTGGTGCGGGAAATGCGCCGAGTGCGTGAGATCAACGCTCAACGCTACAAGGAGGACTACTCGCACGTATTCCG GTCTAAAACCCGGTGGGACTTCATTCGGCTCTCGTTCGTTATCATGGGCATAGAGTTTGTTTATTCGGCAGAAACAGCCTTCGTTTCGCCAATTCTTCTGGGAATTGGTGTTGAACATCAGCTGATGACTCTGGTGTGGGCTATTTCTCCACTGGTGGGATTCTTTCTGGCCCCTATTCTAGGCACCGTCAGTGACCGCTGTCAGAGCAAGCTTGGTCGAAGGAGGCCCGTCCTGCTGTGGCTATCCCTTAGTTTGATTATCG GCTGTATTCTTGTGCCATACGGTGAAAACATTGGCAAGTGGTTTGGCGATCTGGGAGAAATCTTTCCCGAGACATCCCCTGGGAACGTTACAGAAGTATTGAACTCTAACTTGACAGCATTCCTACCGTATGAGTTTTACCGCATCGAACAAGAAGTTACGGAGCACGAGATGAACTACAAATGGGCCATATTTTTCACCATTTTGGGTACATTGCTGATGGACTTTAGTGCGGATACGTCTCAAACACCGGCCCGGGCTTACTTGCTAGATGTTTGTTTACCAG AGGATCACGGTCGTGCGTGTAGTACCTTTTCGATCATGGCCGGAATTGGTGGCAGTCTCGGGTACGCCCTTGGCGGCTTTAACTGGGATGATACCAGCTTCGGAGAGTTCCTCGGTGGAAGCATCAAAACCGTGTTTACCATTGTCACGCTTCTGTTCTTGGTCGGTTTGACGTTAACCGTGACTAGCTTTCGGGAGATTCCGTTGCCCGTGATGGAGAAGGATGACCTGCTGAAGCCGTTAACGGAGTCCACGATTAAAAAAGAGCGCGCGCGGCTAAACGATAAGATCTTCTTCATCAAGGATGTTAGTCGGACATTCGCGATGCAGCTACAAACGATCGACGGAAAGCAGGTCGAACAACCACCACCGCAATTGATTACCAACGCACTGACCGAAATAGAAAAAGGACCCACCGATAGCGATTCGGATTTGGAAGACGAGGACACAACCATGAGTTTAAAAGATTTTTTGAAGAGTATTTTCTTCATGCCAAAGTCGATAGCGATCCTTTGTCTCACAAATTTGCTCTGTTGGATGGGACATTTGAGCTTCTGCTTGTACTACACAGATTTTGTCGGCGAGGAGGTATTCCGAGGTAACCCGGCGGCCCCTTCCAAGTCGGAAGATTACCAACTGTACCTAGAAGGTGTCCGATACGGCTGCTATGGACTGGCGATCTACTCGCTGGCTTGTTCCTGTTATTCATTCACGATCGAAAAGCTTATAAAGATTCTGCGGGCCCGAATTGTCTACAGCGGGGGACTACTTATCGATGCAACTGGAATGATTCTGATGGCTGTATTTCCTAATAGGATAACTGTGTACGTGTTCAGTGCCACCGGAGGAATTGTCTATGCACTGCTATTCACCATGCCTTTTCTACTGTTGGGGCAATATCATGCAAAGGGACAG TTCAAAACCAGCAAATCGGACCTACCAGAAAAACCAGAACGAAAACGGGGTCTCGCTACCGATATAGCCGTTGTCGGTGGAATGATCTTCGTGGCGCAAATCATCGTATCGCTGGGAATCGGGTCGTTCATCTCGTGGCTCGGTTCGACGACTGCTGTCATCTATGCAGCGGGAGTGTGCAGCTTCCTGGCCGCCATTTCCGCGACGCAAGTCGTCTACATGGATTTGTAG